A genomic region of Streptomyces rimosus contains the following coding sequences:
- a CDS encoding uracil-DNA glycosylase, translated as MTDMLPESWRGVLGEELEKPYFKELTEFVEQERAKGPVYPPREEVFAALDATPYDQVKVLILGQDPYHGEGQGHGLCFSVRPGVKTPPSLRNIYKEMKEELGHPVPDNGYLMPWARQGVLLLNAVLTVRAGEANSHKGKGWEKFTDAVIKAVASRPDPAVFVLWGNYAKKKLPLIDTERHAVVEGAHPSPLSAKKFFGSRPFTRINEAVAAQGHTPIDWRIPDLG; from the coding sequence ATGACCGACATGCTGCCCGAGTCCTGGCGCGGCGTCCTCGGCGAGGAGTTGGAGAAGCCCTACTTCAAGGAGCTCACCGAGTTCGTCGAGCAGGAGCGGGCGAAGGGGCCGGTCTACCCGCCCCGCGAGGAGGTCTTCGCGGCCCTCGACGCCACCCCGTACGACCAGGTGAAGGTGCTGATCCTCGGACAGGACCCGTACCACGGCGAGGGGCAGGGCCACGGGCTGTGCTTCTCCGTGCGGCCCGGTGTGAAGACGCCGCCGTCGCTGCGCAACATCTACAAGGAGATGAAGGAGGAGCTGGGCCACCCGGTCCCGGACAACGGCTATCTGATGCCCTGGGCCCGCCAGGGCGTGCTGCTGCTGAACGCGGTGCTGACGGTGCGCGCCGGCGAGGCCAACTCGCACAAGGGCAAGGGCTGGGAGAAGTTCACCGACGCGGTGATAAAGGCGGTGGCCTCCCGGCCGGACCCGGCGGTGTTCGTGCTCTGGGGCAACTACGCGAAGAAGAAGCTGCCGCTGATCGACACCGAGCGGCACGCGGTCGTGGAGGGCGCCCACCCGTCCCCGCTGTCCGCCAAGAAATTCTTCGGATCCCGGCCCTTCACCCGGATCAACGAGGCGGTCGCGGCGCAGGGGCACACCCCGATCGACTGGCGTATCCCCGACCTGGGCTGA
- a CDS encoding TetR/AcrR family transcriptional regulator: MTSTNKAAADKAAADKTPTGKSEAAKATPRHDRIADAALSLLAERGLRGLTHRAVDEAAGLPQGSTSNLARTRAALLETAVRRLADREAAVLTPPEMPDAAGSGPAALADALSLGLHRSLTRHRDLTVARYELALEATRRPELRAIYDRTGQRFREMLVAMLTAAGSTAPERHALNVLAWCDGMLFTCVAGQFHATPPTRRELRTGIEELLVGLLGRG; this comes from the coding sequence ATGACCTCGACCAACAAGGCCGCTGCCGACAAGGCCGCTGCCGACAAGACCCCGACAGGCAAGAGCGAGGCCGCCAAAGCCACCCCCCGCCACGACCGCATCGCCGACGCCGCCCTCTCTCTCCTCGCCGAGCGCGGGCTGCGCGGGCTCACCCACCGGGCCGTCGACGAGGCCGCCGGGCTGCCGCAGGGGTCCACGTCGAACCTGGCGCGCACCCGCGCGGCCCTGCTGGAAACGGCGGTCCGGCGGCTGGCCGATCGGGAGGCGGCCGTCCTCACGCCTCCGGAGATGCCGGACGCGGCGGGCAGCGGCCCGGCGGCGCTCGCCGACGCCCTCTCCCTCGGCCTGCATCGTTCGCTGACCCGCCACCGGGACCTGACCGTCGCCCGGTACGAACTGGCCCTGGAAGCCACCCGGCGCCCCGAACTGCGCGCCATCTACGACCGGACCGGGCAGCGGTTCCGCGAAATGCTGGTGGCGATGCTGACGGCGGCCGGGTCCACCGCACCCGAACGGCACGCCCTGAACGTACTCGCCTGGTGCGACGGCATGCTCTTCACCTGCGTCGCCGGACAGTTCCACGCGACACCGCCGACCCGGCGGGAACTTCGCACCGGTATCGAGGAACTGCTCGTCGGCCTGCTCGGCCGCGGCTGA
- a CDS encoding FAD-dependent monooxygenase produces MRQRTAIVIGGGIGGLTAAVALHRQGWEVTVLERAASLEPVGAGIALAANAQRALDTIGAGDAVRDMAVPQFKGEIRTPRGRRLARTDNAAAVRRFGGPVVVAHRAELIALLAGRLPEGAVRTGAPAEVADPGDPTRPDRPARVRLLPPAESADTADTGNAANTPHLTAGLVMAADGIRSATRRALFPGHPEPRYAGFTSWRLVVPALRRPYAAHETWGPGGVWGSVALHDGRVYAYATAAVPPGGRAPDGERSELLRRFGSWHQPIPEILAAADPAAILRNDVRTAARPLPACHRGRVALLGDAVHPMTPNLGQGGCQAVEDAIVLAHRVASDRSLAAALDAYSRERLPRTTEVVRRAERIGHLTTWRSAPAVLLRGAAIACTARFAPDLALRPLDGIADWRPPGGTYASGAPGARPAHPAR; encoded by the coding sequence ATGCGTCAGCGCACGGCGATCGTCATCGGCGGCGGGATCGGCGGTCTCACCGCCGCCGTCGCCCTGCACCGGCAGGGGTGGGAAGTCACCGTCCTGGAACGGGCCGCCTCGCTCGAACCCGTCGGGGCCGGTATCGCCCTGGCCGCCAACGCCCAGCGCGCGCTGGACACCATCGGCGCGGGCGATGCCGTACGCGACATGGCCGTCCCGCAGTTCAAGGGCGAGATCCGGACCCCGCGCGGCCGCCGGCTGGCCCGTACGGACAACGCCGCGGCCGTACGGCGCTTCGGCGGCCCCGTCGTGGTCGCCCACCGCGCGGAGCTGATCGCCCTGCTCGCCGGGCGGCTGCCCGAAGGGGCCGTACGGACCGGCGCGCCCGCCGAAGTCGCCGACCCGGGCGACCCCACGCGCCCGGACCGCCCGGCCCGCGTCCGCCTCCTGCCCCCGGCCGAAAGCGCCGATACCGCCGATACCGGCAACGCGGCCAACACTCCGCACCTGACCGCCGGCCTCGTCATGGCCGCCGACGGCATCCGCTCCGCCACCCGCCGCGCCCTCTTCCCCGGCCACCCCGAACCGCGCTACGCCGGTTTCACCAGTTGGCGCCTCGTCGTCCCGGCGCTCCGCCGCCCGTACGCCGCGCACGAGACGTGGGGGCCCGGCGGGGTGTGGGGGAGCGTGGCGCTGCACGACGGGCGGGTCTACGCCTATGCCACCGCGGCCGTGCCGCCCGGGGGCCGCGCGCCGGACGGCGAACGGTCCGAGCTGCTGCGCCGGTTCGGCAGCTGGCATCAGCCGATCCCCGAGATCCTGGCAGCCGCCGACCCGGCCGCCATCCTGCGCAACGACGTGCGTACGGCGGCCCGGCCGCTGCCCGCCTGCCACCGCGGCCGGGTCGCCCTGCTCGGTGACGCCGTGCACCCGATGACGCCCAACCTCGGACAGGGCGGCTGCCAGGCCGTCGAGGACGCGATCGTGCTGGCGCACCGTGTCGCGTCGGACCGGTCCCTGGCGGCGGCCCTCGACGCGTACTCGCGGGAGCGGCTGCCGCGTACGACGGAGGTCGTGCGCCGGGCGGAGCGCATCGGCCACCTCACCACCTGGCGGTCCGCGCCTGCCGTACTGCTGCGCGGGGCCGCCATCGCCTGCACCGCGCGGTTCGCGCCGGACCTGGCGCTGCGCCCGCTCGACGGCATCGCCGACTGGCGGCCACCGGGTGGCACGTATGCTTCCGGGGCGCCCGGCGCACGCCCGGCGCATCCAGCGCGCTGA
- a CDS encoding Gfo/Idh/MocA family protein — MKVGCIGLGDIAQKAYLPVLGAQPGVELHLQTRTPATLERIAATYRLPADRCHTDLDGLLATGLDAAFVHAPTTAHPEIVTRLVEAGVPTYVDKPIAYDLADTERIVRLAEERRVSLAVGFNRRYAPGYAQCLEHPRDLILMQKNRVGLPEAPRTLVLDDFIHVVDTLRFLAPGTVEHVDVRAKIRDGLMHHVVLHLSGDGFSAIGSMNRLSGSTEEILDVSGQDTKRQVVNLAEVIDHKGQPSVRRRGDWVPVARQRGIEQIVLAFLDEVRAGRFVPAEDALRTHELCERVIEEALAQAG; from the coding sequence GTGAAGGTCGGCTGCATCGGACTCGGCGACATCGCACAGAAGGCATATCTGCCGGTGCTCGGCGCGCAGCCCGGTGTCGAGCTGCACCTCCAGACCCGTACGCCGGCCACCCTGGAGCGGATCGCCGCCACCTACCGCCTGCCCGCCGACCGGTGCCACACCGACCTGGACGGGCTGCTCGCCACCGGCCTGGACGCGGCGTTCGTGCACGCGCCCACCACCGCGCACCCGGAGATCGTCACCCGCCTCGTGGAGGCCGGGGTGCCGACGTACGTGGACAAGCCGATCGCCTACGACCTGGCCGACACCGAGCGCATCGTGCGGCTCGCCGAGGAGCGCCGCGTCAGCCTGGCGGTCGGCTTCAACCGCCGTTATGCGCCGGGGTACGCGCAGTGCCTGGAGCACCCGCGCGATCTGATCCTCATGCAGAAGAACCGGGTCGGCCTCCCCGAGGCCCCCCGGACGCTGGTCCTGGACGACTTCATCCACGTCGTCGACACCCTGCGGTTTTTGGCGCCCGGCACCGTCGAGCACGTGGACGTACGGGCGAAGATCCGCGACGGCCTGATGCACCACGTGGTGCTGCACCTCTCCGGCGACGGCTTCAGCGCCATCGGCAGCATGAACCGGCTCAGCGGATCCACGGAGGAGATCCTCGACGTGTCGGGGCAGGACACCAAGCGCCAGGTCGTCAACCTCGCCGAGGTCATCGACCACAAGGGGCAGCCGAGTGTGCGGCGGCGCGGCGACTGGGTGCCGGTGGCCCGGCAGCGTGGCATCGAGCAGATCGTGCTGGCCTTCCTGGACGAGGTGCGGGCGGGCCGGTTCGTCCCGGCCGAGGACGCGCTGCGGACGCACGAGCTGTGCGAGCGGGTGATCGAGGAGGCGCTGGCGCAGGCGGGGTGA
- the lnt gene encoding apolipoprotein N-acyltransferase yields MQVSADGRWEAGPGRVREGRGRGLPSAARRAALTSPWGRGAAAVAAGALPALAFPAPALWWLAYVALVPWILLARSARTHRRAALDGWLGGAGFMLAVHHWLLPSLHVFILVLAALLGLLWAPWGLLVRALLHGSPSAARCAASLVLVPSGWLMVELVRSWEYLGGPWGLLGASQWQVPPALRLASLGGVWLLSLLLVSVNTALALLVAVPRARVPAVAGLLVCAVGGTAAWLWAPVPRPAGTVRVGLVQPGEIVGADPRIARGEELTRSLAGRGVQLVVWGESSVNRDLTRNPAMSARLAALSRDVGADLLVNVDGRHAGQPGIYKSSVLVGPRGATGHRYDKMRLVPFGEYIPLRSVLGWATHVGKAADQNRMRGTRQVLMPVGSAGGLRVGPLVCFESAFPDMSRQLARDGAQLLVAQSSTSTFQDSWAPAQHASLAALRAAETWRPMAHATLTGVSAVYGPRGEPVGGRLGTERGAAAVYDIPLAEGTSPYARFGDWALYGAMLALGAYAGVAGARALRARRSARVR; encoded by the coding sequence ATGCAGGTGTCGGCCGACGGCCGGTGGGAAGCGGGTCCGGGGCGGGTTCGCGAAGGGCGGGGCCGCGGGCTCCCGTCGGCCGCCCGGAGGGCGGCGCTCACGTCGCCCTGGGGACGCGGCGCCGCGGCGGTCGCGGCCGGAGCGCTGCCCGCGCTCGCGTTCCCGGCGCCCGCCCTGTGGTGGCTGGCCTACGTCGCCCTCGTACCGTGGATATTGCTGGCGCGCTCGGCCCGGACCCACCGCCGCGCGGCACTGGACGGCTGGCTCGGCGGCGCGGGCTTCATGCTGGCCGTCCACCACTGGCTGCTGCCGAGCCTGCACGTGTTCATCCTCGTGCTGGCCGCGCTGCTCGGCCTGTTGTGGGCGCCCTGGGGCCTGCTCGTACGGGCGCTGCTGCACGGCTCGCCGAGCGCGGCCCGGTGCGCGGCGTCACTCGTCCTCGTACCGTCCGGCTGGCTGATGGTGGAACTGGTCAGGTCCTGGGAGTACTTGGGCGGGCCGTGGGGGCTGCTGGGCGCCAGCCAGTGGCAGGTGCCACCCGCCCTGCGGCTCGCCTCGCTCGGCGGGGTGTGGCTGCTGAGCCTGCTCCTCGTGTCGGTGAACACCGCGCTCGCCCTGCTCGTCGCGGTGCCGCGGGCCCGCGTCCCGGCCGTCGCGGGCCTCCTCGTGTGCGCGGTCGGCGGCACCGCGGCGTGGCTGTGGGCGCCGGTGCCGCGGCCGGCCGGTACGGTCCGGGTCGGCCTCGTACAGCCGGGCGAGATCGTGGGCGCGGACCCGCGGATAGCCCGCGGCGAGGAGCTGACCCGCTCGCTGGCCGGGCGCGGCGTCCAGCTGGTGGTCTGGGGAGAGAGCAGCGTCAACCGCGACCTGACCCGGAATCCGGCCATGTCGGCCCGGCTCGCCGCGCTCTCCCGGGACGTGGGCGCCGACCTCCTGGTCAACGTCGACGGCCGGCACGCCGGGCAGCCCGGCATCTACAAGAGTTCGGTCCTGGTCGGCCCGCGCGGCGCGACCGGCCACCGCTACGACAAGATGCGCCTGGTCCCGTTCGGCGAGTACATCCCGCTGCGTTCCGTCCTGGGCTGGGCGACGCACGTCGGCAAGGCCGCCGACCAGAACCGGATGCGCGGCACCCGGCAGGTGCTGATGCCGGTCGGCTCGGCGGGCGGGCTGCGCGTGGGGCCGCTGGTCTGCTTCGAGTCGGCGTTCCCCGACATGAGCCGCCAACTGGCGCGGGACGGCGCCCAGTTGCTGGTCGCGCAGTCCTCCACCTCGACCTTCCAGGACAGCTGGGCGCCCGCCCAGCACGCCTCGCTGGCCGCGCTGCGGGCCGCCGAGACGTGGCGGCCGATGGCGCACGCCACGCTGACCGGGGTCAGCGCGGTGTACGGGCCGCGGGGCGAACCGGTGGGCGGCCGGCTCGGCACCGAGCGGGGCGCGGCGGCCGTGTACGACATCCCGCTGGCCGAGGGCACCAGCCCGTACGCGCGCTTCGGCGACTGGGCCCTGTACGGCGCGATGCTGGCGCTCGGCGCGTACGCGGGCGTGGCGGGGGCGCGGGCGCTGCGGGCCCGGAGGTCGGCGCGGGTCCGGTAG
- a CDS encoding ABC transporter ATP-binding protein, which produces MDMEVTAWHSLHSTMNAQRDRRPFSRATLRRIAAFARPHRRALGWFLVLSTVTAMLAVVTPVLAGRVVDGIVGGAAPGTVLGLSGLIAVIAVAEAGLGLLTRRLSAGLGEGLILDLRTTVYDHVQRMPVAFFTRTRTGALVSRLNNDVIGAQRAFSDTLSSVVGNVVTLLLTLVVMLSLSWQITLIALVLLPVFVLPARRVGRRLAGLRREAADHNAAMGTQMTERFSAPGATLIKLFGRPAHESAEFAARARRVRDIGVRTAMVQTYFVTALTLVSALALAVVYGLGGFLALRGHLEAGSIVSLALLLTRLYAPLTALSGAHTEVMSALVSFERVFEVLDLKPLIEEKPDARAVPEGPVSVEFDSVRFGYPSADKVSLASLEEVATLDTRGGAEVLHDVSFRVEPGRMVALVGSSGAGKSTIAQLLPRLYDADAGAVRLGGVDVRDLSADSIRDTLGMVTQDGHLFHETIRANLLLARPEAGEDDLWDALRRARLDGLIASLPEGLDTVVGERGYRLSGGERQRLTIARLLLARPRVVILDEATAHLDNTSEAAVQEALTEALEGRTSVVIAHRLSTVRAADLILVVEDGRIVERGTHDALLAAGGRYEELYRTQFAEAETSRERAVREAAEPTAAR; this is translated from the coding sequence ATGGACATGGAAGTCACCGCCTGGCACTCGCTGCACAGCACCATGAACGCACAGCGCGACCGGCGCCCGTTCTCCCGGGCGACGCTGCGGCGCATCGCCGCCTTCGCGCGGCCGCACCGCCGCGCGCTGGGCTGGTTCCTGGTGCTGAGCACGGTGACCGCGATGCTCGCGGTGGTCACGCCGGTGCTCGCGGGACGGGTGGTCGACGGCATCGTGGGCGGCGCGGCGCCCGGTACCGTCCTCGGGCTCTCCGGGCTGATCGCCGTCATCGCGGTGGCGGAGGCGGGCCTGGGCCTGCTGACGCGCCGGCTGTCGGCGGGCCTCGGCGAGGGCCTGATCCTCGATCTGCGGACCACGGTCTACGACCACGTGCAGCGGATGCCGGTCGCCTTCTTCACCCGTACCCGTACGGGAGCCCTGGTCAGCCGCCTGAACAACGATGTGATCGGCGCGCAGCGGGCGTTCAGCGACACGCTGTCCAGCGTGGTCGGCAACGTCGTGACGCTGCTGCTGACGCTCGTGGTGATGCTGAGCCTGTCGTGGCAGATCACGCTGATCGCGCTGGTGCTGCTGCCGGTGTTCGTCCTGCCCGCGCGCCGGGTGGGACGGCGGCTGGCCGGGCTGCGGCGGGAGGCGGCCGACCACAACGCCGCGATGGGCACCCAGATGACCGAGCGGTTCTCCGCGCCGGGCGCCACCCTCATCAAGCTGTTCGGCCGCCCGGCGCACGAGTCGGCGGAGTTCGCCGCACGGGCCCGGCGGGTGCGCGACATCGGGGTGCGCACCGCCATGGTCCAGACGTACTTCGTCACCGCGCTCACCCTCGTCTCCGCCCTCGCGCTGGCCGTCGTCTACGGCCTCGGCGGCTTCCTGGCGCTGCGCGGCCACCTCGAAGCGGGCTCCATCGTGTCGCTGGCCCTGCTGCTGACCCGCCTGTACGCGCCGCTGACGGCGCTGTCCGGCGCGCACACCGAGGTGATGAGCGCTCTGGTCAGCTTCGAGCGGGTCTTCGAGGTGCTGGACCTGAAGCCGCTGATCGAGGAGAAGCCGGACGCCCGCGCGGTGCCGGAGGGCCCGGTCTCGGTAGAGTTCGACTCCGTGCGCTTCGGCTACCCGTCGGCCGACAAGGTCTCCCTGGCCTCCCTCGAAGAGGTGGCGACCCTGGACACCAGGGGCGGCGCCGAGGTGCTGCACGACGTCTCCTTCCGTGTGGAGCCGGGCCGGATGGTCGCCCTGGTCGGCTCCTCGGGCGCCGGCAAGTCGACCATCGCGCAACTGCTGCCGCGGCTGTACGACGCGGACGCCGGCGCGGTGCGGCTCGGCGGCGTGGACGTACGCGACCTGAGCGCCGACTCGATCCGCGACACCCTCGGCATGGTGACCCAGGACGGCCACCTCTTCCACGAGACGATCCGCGCGAACCTGCTGCTGGCCCGGCCGGAGGCGGGCGAGGACGACCTGTGGGACGCGCTGCGCCGCGCCCGTCTGGACGGCCTGATCGCCTCGCTGCCGGAGGGCCTGGACACGGTGGTCGGCGAGCGCGGCTACCGGCTCTCCGGCGGTGAGCGGCAGCGGCTGACCATCGCCCGCCTGCTGCTGGCCCGGCCGCGCGTGGTGATCCTGGACGAGGCCACCGCCCACCTGGACAACACCTCGGAGGCGGCGGTCCAGGAGGCGCTGACCGAGGCCCTGGAGGGCCGTACGTCGGTGGTGATCGCCCACCGGCTGTCGACCGTACGGGCCGCCGACCTGATCCTGGTGGTCGAGGACGGCCGGATCGTCGAACGCGGCACGCACGACGCGCTGCTCGCGGCGGGCGGGCGGTACGAGGAGCTGTACCGCACCCAGTTCGCGGAGGCGGAGACCTCCCGGGAACGCGCCGTGCGCGAGGCGGCGGAGCCGACCGCTGCGCGCTGA
- a CDS encoding heavy metal translocating P-type ATPase produces MTSTSRHGRTHPSPTAPTGAPTTADTPAPATAPISVPTPATAPATAPPPPPPRRGRLFALPEVRWAALAALTFLLAFPLDLTGAPAWTWGPLYAVCYAAGGWEPGLAGLRALRERTLDVDLLMVVAAVGAAAIGQFLDGGLLIVIFAVSGALEALATRRTEDSVRGLLDLAPSTAVRLTADGREETVEAAALRVGETVLVRPGERLPADGTVLDGASEVDQATITGEPLPVDKTAGDEVFAGTLNGTGALRIRVGKDASESAIARIVAMVEEAGRTKAPTQVFIEKVEQRYSAVVVLVTLALFALPLLFGADFTATLLRAMTFMIVASPCAVVLATMPPLLSAIATAGRHGVLVKSAVAMEGLGAVTRVAMDKTGTLTEGAPRVAEVRALGGADERRALALAAAAELPSEHPLARAVVAAAQERGLRVPDAREFSSMPGRGVRAVVEGRVVQVGSPAALLSAGAHESADGLAEELARGVRAGVEEVEAAGHTAVAVLVDARPAAVLAVTDRLRPGAPEAVARLHRLTGTDVTLLTGDHARAAARTAEECGVTDVRAGLLPQDKVTAVRAWQDGGAKVLMVGDGVNDAPALAAAHSGVAMGRVGSDLALETADAVVVRDEAGAVPTVVALSRRARRLVEQNLVIASVCIGALVTWDLTGHLPLPLGVLGHEGSTVLVGLNGLRLLRTSAWRRAAAA; encoded by the coding sequence ATGACGTCCACGTCCCGTCACGGCCGTACGCACCCGTCACCGACGGCTCCCACCGGCGCACCCACCACGGCCGACACCCCCGCACCGGCCACCGCACCGATCTCCGTGCCCACCCCTGCCACGGCCCCTGCCACGGCGCCACCGCCCCCTCCCCCGCGCCGCGGCCGGCTCTTCGCCCTGCCGGAGGTGCGCTGGGCCGCCCTCGCCGCGCTCACCTTCCTGCTGGCCTTTCCCCTCGACCTGACGGGCGCCCCGGCCTGGACATGGGGTCCGCTGTACGCGGTGTGTTACGCGGCCGGCGGCTGGGAGCCCGGCCTCGCGGGTCTGCGGGCGCTGCGCGAACGGACCCTGGACGTCGATCTGCTGATGGTCGTGGCGGCGGTCGGCGCTGCGGCGATCGGGCAGTTCCTGGACGGCGGCCTGCTGATCGTGATCTTCGCGGTCTCGGGTGCGCTGGAGGCCCTGGCCACCCGGCGAACCGAGGACTCCGTGCGCGGCTTGCTCGACCTCGCGCCCTCGACCGCCGTACGGCTGACGGCCGACGGCCGGGAGGAGACCGTCGAGGCCGCCGCGCTGCGGGTGGGCGAGACCGTCCTCGTACGCCCCGGGGAACGACTGCCCGCCGACGGCACGGTGCTGGACGGCGCGAGCGAGGTGGACCAGGCCACCATCACCGGTGAGCCGCTGCCGGTGGACAAGACCGCGGGCGACGAGGTGTTCGCCGGGACGCTGAACGGCACCGGCGCGCTGCGGATACGGGTCGGCAAGGACGCCTCGGAGTCGGCGATCGCCCGGATCGTGGCGATGGTCGAGGAGGCGGGCCGGACCAAGGCGCCCACCCAGGTCTTCATCGAGAAGGTCGAACAGCGCTACTCCGCCGTAGTGGTGCTGGTGACCCTGGCGCTGTTCGCGCTGCCGCTCCTCTTCGGCGCGGACTTCACCGCGACCCTGCTGCGGGCCATGACCTTCATGATCGTGGCGTCGCCGTGCGCGGTGGTGCTGGCCACCATGCCGCCGCTGCTGTCCGCGATCGCCACCGCCGGGCGGCACGGCGTCCTGGTCAAGTCGGCCGTGGCGATGGAGGGGCTGGGCGCGGTGACGCGGGTGGCGATGGACAAGACCGGCACGCTCACCGAAGGCGCGCCGCGGGTCGCGGAGGTGCGGGCGCTGGGCGGCGCGGACGAGCGGCGGGCGCTCGCGCTCGCCGCCGCGGCGGAGCTGCCCAGCGAACACCCGCTGGCCCGCGCCGTGGTCGCCGCCGCACAGGAACGCGGTCTGCGGGTGCCCGACGCGCGGGAGTTCTCGTCCATGCCGGGGCGCGGCGTGCGCGCCGTGGTGGAGGGGCGTGTCGTACAGGTCGGCAGTCCGGCGGCGCTGCTGAGCGCGGGAGCGCACGAGAGCGCGGACGGGCTTGCCGAGGAGCTGGCGCGCGGGGTGCGCGCCGGCGTGGAGGAGGTGGAGGCCGCCGGTCACACCGCGGTGGCCGTACTGGTGGACGCCCGGCCTGCCGCCGTACTGGCCGTCACCGACCGACTGCGCCCCGGCGCTCCCGAAGCGGTGGCCCGGCTGCACCGCCTGACCGGCACCGACGTGACGCTGCTGACCGGCGACCACGCCCGCGCCGCCGCCCGTACGGCCGAGGAGTGCGGCGTCACGGACGTACGGGCCGGTTTGCTGCCGCAGGACAAGGTGACCGCGGTCCGCGCCTGGCAGGACGGCGGGGCGAAGGTGCTGATGGTCGGCGACGGCGTGAACGACGCGCCCGCACTGGCAGCCGCGCACAGCGGCGTCGCCATGGGCCGGGTCGGCTCCGACCTGGCCCTGGAGACGGCCGACGCGGTGGTGGTACGCGACGAGGCCGGGGCGGTACCCACCGTCGTAGCCCTCTCCCGCCGGGCACGCCGCCTGGTGGAGCAGAACCTGGTCATCGCATCCGTATGCATCGGCGCACTGGTCACCTGGGACCTGACCGGCCACCTGCCACTCCCACTGGGAGTACTCGGCCACGAAGGCTCGACGGTCCTCGTCGGCCTCAACGGGCTACGCCTCCTGCGCACCTCGGCCTGGCGACGGGCCGCGGCGGCTTGA
- a CDS encoding ArsR/SmtB family transcription factor — MGHGVDGRTTPAAHLDADAAATIAATLQALATPSRLMILTRLRQGPCPVGELADAVGMEQSAVSHQLRLLRALGLVTGSRRGRRIVYSLYDTHVAQLLDEAIYHIEHLRLGARDLPEAAETDGEEEAGEREEAAGAARGGAAGAAARTRAGAEVKPLSR; from the coding sequence ATGGGACACGGAGTCGACGGCAGGACCACACCGGCAGCGCATCTGGACGCGGACGCCGCCGCGACCATCGCCGCCACCCTTCAGGCGCTGGCCACCCCGTCGCGGCTGATGATCCTCACCCGGCTGCGGCAGGGGCCCTGCCCGGTGGGCGAGCTGGCCGACGCGGTCGGCATGGAGCAGTCGGCGGTCTCCCACCAGCTGCGGCTGCTGCGGGCGCTGGGCCTGGTCACCGGCTCCCGCCGGGGCCGCCGGATCGTCTACAGCCTCTACGACACCCACGTCGCCCAGCTCCTCGACGAGGCCATCTACCACATCGAGCACCTGCGGCTCGGCGCCCGCGACCTGCCCGAAGCGGCGGAGACGGACGGGGAGGAAGAGGCGGGGGAGAGGGAAGAGGCCGCCGGGGCGGCAAGGGGCGGTGCGGCGGGCGCGGCCGCCCGGACCCGCGCCGGAGCCGAGGTGAAGCCCCTCAGCCGCTGA